The region CAGACGGTTGAGCGGGTGGCCAGTTACTATCCGCCACAGGAGCAAGCGAAGGACGACATGGTTTTCTCCGAGGCCTTTCGAAAGCCGATCCGAGCGCGGCGGTACCTGGAGATGAAAGACCTGCTTCGCATCGCGGATTGGAAGTCGCCGCGACCGAAGCCGCTCCTCCGTAGCAACAGCGCCGAGTTACTGCAAACAGTCAGCCGGAAGGCGTTCGCCGAGCGCGATCCAGAAGAGGCCATCCGGCACCTGGACCGACTGCGTGGCGTGTCGGTTCGCATGGCGAGCGCGATCTTGACGATCTACGAGCCGGATACATACACGACCCTGGACCAGAATGCGTGGCGATCATTGGCGCGGCTGGGCTATGTCGACGACCCGGGAACGAATTTGGATGCTTTCCTCAGCAAGCCGGAGACGTACGCGCCTTATCTCGCGACGTGCCGGAACCTAGCGACCGATTGTCGCGTGTCGTTGAGGACCTTGGATAAGTGTCTGTGGGTGCTCCGAGGTCGGACTCCTGCGGAATTCTTCGGCACGTGATCCATGCCCAACCAACAGGGCGCGGAGCGTCCCCCGTGGGGGCGACCGCCGCAGCGCCGAACGAGACCATTACGTTAGGGGGAGGGGCCTTGACCATCATCAAGTTCCAACAGGAGTTGTTCAGGGCACTGATGCGGGCGCGCATTCCTCGCATTCCTCAGGGTATCAAGACCGAACAGTCCTTGGAGCGCCAGTTTATTATCCCTCACGCCATCCGCATCGCGGCAGCGCAGGACGACATTCTGCTCTTCAGCCACCCCTGGGGCAACAGGCTACGCTGCACCGGCGGGTGCGCCGAGAATCCCGCCCGGCGGCCCGGGTCGGGAGGTCGGCTGTCCAGACTGCTGGGCGGCGAGCAAAGCGTGGGCGACGGTGGAGGCGTTCGGAACGCGGCACACCTTCGACATGGTGGCGAGGGACCGTGCGGGTCGCACGCTCGCGGTCGAAATCAAGTTAGTCTCCGCCCGTGGCGGCCGGATGCCGAACGGCGACATTCAACGCTTCCTCGGCCAGGTGGCGCTCGCGGCGACTAAACACGATGCAGTCATTGGGGTGTGCGGGTACCACGGCAAACTCAACGCCAGGTGGCGTGACGACACTCCCGATGTGGAGAGGTGGCTCAGCGGGCGCAACGCGCAACTTGTGTTCCGCTACGTCGGATGAACTGAACGTGCGAGGAGGGCGTCTGAGAGACAGGAAGACGCGGCTGACGTACTCCCGGCCACTGCCAGGGACGGCACGTCAGGAGCCTGATTGGACGTCAAGCCTATTCTCTCGTTGGAGCCGACGTATCAATTCTCTGAGCGTTAGCACCTCCATGTCACCCACCTGCGCGCGGCGAATCAATTCGCGTAGTCTCCCATCATGTGTTACAAAGACATCGGCGGGCGATGCCGAGGCTGCGTGGTGAAGGTCGCCGAAATGCGCTTCCTCCAGTTCGCGATTACCGAACATTCTTGCATGCGCGAGCACCAATGGTACTACGACACCCAGCCGGATCGGCTTGAGCGCAAGCAAACCGGCCCAGCCGCGCCGTTCACACTGGACGAGGACACCCGCACGCTCGGCCATGATTCGCAGCCACTCAACAGCATGAGCGTTCATGAACTGCTTGAAAGTGAGGCGGCGCGGCATCGCGGCCCGCCATCTCTCCATAGCATGGGTCCAGCCGTCCGTCCACGCGGTTCGCTGCTGCTTGTAGGTAAGCACCGTTCGTAGAAGAGCGCCGTAGTCGCGCGGCGTTGGTGATGTCAGGCGCGCCAGGTCGAGGTTTGTGGCGTACGGGCTTGCCGCAGCACCAGTCCCACGCGCGTACGCTCGGAAGCAGTCGTTGAGAAGGGGCACAACGTGGTTGATGATATGCGCCCGATCCGTGAGCCCGACGATCCATCGAATCTCGTCGAGCGCCTGCTTCTTGTTGTCCATAAGTAGCACTTCCGAAACCGTGACAATGCTCAACGACAGCGATAGATGACCATGCTTGGTGGCCATGCGCAACGTGGCTTCATCTTGGTCCATGGCACCCCGGGTGCGATGGCGGAGATGACTCAGCACGTTCCTGTCGAGGTAGACGATCATGGTCCATGGTGCATCCCTGCTGGTCCGGCTGCCGGGAGTCGAACCCGGACGCTGTTTCCAGCAGCGGCTTGTACCGCGCTCCTCGCGAGATGACCGCGATACAAGCCGCCGCGTCTGCCAGTTCCGCCACAGCCGGAAGGCCGGAGAGTTGGGAGCATTATCCTCACTCGCCATCGACCTCGTCAAGAGACGGTGGCTTGCCGCTGGTTCACCCGGGTGTTTACGTTAGCGCGGCCCGTCCCCGTTCCCGTCCGGCCCGACCGTCGGCATGTACGACAGCATGCGCCGCTCCGCCGCCGCGCGCTCGCTGGCAAGGTACTCCTCGCGCCGTTCCTGGAGCCACTGCCTGATCCCGTCCCGCAGTTCCGGCGGCATCTCCTTCAGCGCGGCGGCCGCCTCGGGGGCGAACGGCCCGCTGGGCTCGTCCGGCGGCTCGATGACGACCGGCGCCCGACCCCAACCTCTCGCGGCGAGCCACTCACCGGCCAACATGCGGTCACGTAGGCTGATACGGCGTCGCTCCCCGATGGACACGGCGTCTCCGGCGAACACGGCGCGGTAGAATCGGACGAGGTCCTCGCCGTCGCCGACAGCCTGCCTGACCAGCGCCGCCAAACCTCTTGGTCTCCCCCCGCCGTTTCTGCGCGCGTCGAAGCCAGCGAAGAATGGTCGGCCGATCGGCAGTTCGGTCGCAGTTTTGTGCGGTGCGCCGCCGTCACCGTTCCGCTCAGTCATGCCGACCTCCGTCTACCGACAATCCCACGTCCATCATGAAGCCAGAAGGGTTGGCGGTCAACCAAACGGATGTATGAGTACGGTGCGCGGCACCGACAGAATGCTTCAGTCGGTCGGGTACCTGTTCAGCCGGTCGTCGTCACTGGCGCATGGAGCACCCCGACGGAAAGCATCCCCCGAGGGGGACGGTCGCCGCCTAAGTTCGGCTGAATGTCGGCATCGGACCACCAAAGTGGGTAGCAGGAGGGTAGCAGATGAAAGCGGTCCTTCGCCAGCCCTTGATCTGGTGGGCCCTGAGGGACTCGAACCCCCGACGCCCGGGTTAAAAGCCCGGCGCTCTACCCGCTGAGCTAAGGGCCCGCAACCACGATCTTATCATAGATGATGCCGAGGCTAAGCCCGGAATCGTTTCGGGGTATATCTCTACCGTGTATTATTATCTCGAGGAATGGAAGCATCGCCGCGAATGGCTCGCCCTGACTCCGGAAGACCGGGGGAAGTTTCTGTTTGACCTCAGCCCGACGATTCAGCGGTTGGTCGATGCCGGCGCCGAGCTCGTGGGATATTGCCTCAACCATACCGATCACCACGGAAGAACCGATCGATTCCTGCGGATCTGGCGGATTCCCGACAAGGAGTTCGCGCAGCGGATCGAAGAGGCACTCGAGCGGGCCGGCTGGCACGCATTCTTCGAACGGGGCGAGGCGCGGGGAGAAGTCCTGACCCCGCAGGTCGCGATCCCCTATCTCGTCAACCCCGAGAAATAGGGGGCTCCAAACGCCGTGACGTCCGCCGGGGAGCGGACTAGCCGCCCCCCGGCGTTCTACGTTCAGATCTTCGGCGTCTTCGCCATCTCCACGATCTCGTTGGTCATCACGTCGGTCGGCGCGACCTCTTTGGGGATCTGCTGCAGGCCGTAGTACGTGTCGCTGATCGCCTTCCAGACTTTCGGGTCCATGTAGCCGAGCCCGTGTTGCTTCGTCAGCGGCGAGGACAGATAAGGAATCTCGTTCTTCCACGTCTGCAGCTCCAGCGGACGGCTGAGGGCCGGCGCCGCCTTGAGCACCCAGTCGACCGCTTCGTCCGGATGCGCCGCCGCGTAGGTCCAGCCGCGCGCGCTCGCGGACAGGAACCGGGCCAGCACATCCTTGCGGTCGCTCAGCACGCGGTCGGTCGTGAAATACGTGTACGCGTACAGCTGGATGCCAAGGTCCCACAGCTTGAAGTAACTGTAGCTCCCCGCCTGCCGCACGGCCTCGATCTGCGGCGCGTCGATGATCCAGCCGGTGATCACGTCCACCTGCCCCGTGATGAGCGGGCGGGTGTCGCCGCCGACAAACTGGACCTTTACCTTGTCCGGCGGGATGTGATACTTGGCGAGCACCGCCGCGAGCAGCGGGCGCGCGGTCGCCTGAATACCGATCGTCTTGCCCTCGAAGTCCTTCGGCGTGTGGATGCCCGACTTCGTCAGGAAGATGAACGCAAACGGGTGGCGCTGGAGCACCGCGCCGAACGCCTTGACGGGCACGCCGCGGCTGCGCGCGTTGACCAGGACGGCGACCGACGACACGTTGCCGAACGGCACGCCGCCGCCGGCCACGATTTGAATCGGGTCGATGTTGGGGCCGCCCGGCTGAATCTTGAGGTCGATGCCGGCGTCCTTGAAATACCCCTTGCCGGCCGCGACGAAATCGCCCGCCATCTGGGCGTTGGCGAGCCAGCCGAGCTGTTCGGACAGTCCCGTCATGCCCTGCGCCTGCGCCGGCGACCCCAGGCCGAGCAGCCGGCCGCCGGCCAGACCGAGGCCGAGCGCGGTTCCTCCGGAAAGGAGAGCGCGCCGGCTCACCGGCCGCGTGAACAGCGTGATCGTGTCCCGTCTCATTCCGACACCCCCAGTCGAATCGTTCGAGATTACACTGCCGCGTCCGCCCGCAACCGTGCGATGTCGCCATCACCGTAGCCGAGTTCGCGGAGGATCTCGTCGGTGTGCTCGCCCACCTCGGGCGCGCCCCGGCGCACCCGGGCCGCCGTCTCACTGAGCTTCACCGGGTTGCCGACCGCCGCCACGCGGCCCCGCCCGGGATCCGGGATGTCGATGACCATCTCGTTGTGGGCGACTTGGGGATCGGCAAAGGCTTCGGCCAGCGTGTGGATGGGGGCGCACAAGATGTCCTCGCCTTCCAGGGCCGCCAGCGCCTCCGCCCGGGTGAGCTCCGCGATCCGGCGCCGGAAGATCGCCTGCAGCTCCGCCCGGTTGGTCATCTGCGCGGCCTCCGTCGCGAACCGCGGATCCTCGTGCAGCGGCTCGAGATGGAGCGCGCGGCAGATGTCCCGCAGCGGTTCCTGCTTGAACGCGCCGAGAAACAGGAGCCACTTCCCGTCCCGGGTCTGGAAGTGGCCGTTGAGCGGCATCCGGCTCCAATTGATCTCCTGGCCGGCGTTGATGAGGCAGGTCGCTTCCTGCTGCTGCATATAGAGCATGCTGTCGAAGAGCGACGACGAGACGAGTTGCCCCCGCCCGGTCCTTTCCCGCGCGAGGAGGGCGAAGAGGATGCCCTGCACCAGCAGCATGCCGGCGGCGAAGTCGCACACGGCGACCGTGAACGGCTCCGGCGGCGTCCCGGGTTCGGCGCGGCGCATCAGCGCGCCGCCCATCGCCTGCGCCAGCCAGTCCTGACCGCCCTTCGCCTGATAGGGACCCGAGGGACCGAAGCCGGTGCCCATCGCATAGATGAGACGGGGGTTCAGCTCCCGCGCCTGTTCGTAGCCGCAGCCGAGCCGTTCCATGGCCCCGGGGCGGAAGTTATGGACGAGAACGTCGGCGCGCCGGATCAGCCGCGCCATGATGTCCCGGCCGCCGGGCCGGCGGAGATCCAGCGTCATCGCGCGCTTGTTGCGGTTCCCGGCGATGAAAAGGTAACTCGTGCCGTCGGGCTGCGGGAGCGTCGTCCGGAGAAAGTCGCCGCCGCCCGGCCGCTCGATCTTGATGACGTCGGCGCCGAAATCGCCCAGCATCTGCGTCCCGATGGGCCCGAGTGTGATCTGGCTGAAGTCGAGGACCCGAATCCCCTCGAGCGGCTGCGGCGATCGCTGCGCCATTACTTCCCCCTCCAGCGCGGCGGGCGTTTCTCCCGGAAGGCGCGCGTCCCCTCCTCGGCGTCGTCCGAGGCGATAGCTTCCATCACGCGCCGCGGGAACCAGCGGGGCGCGGCCCACGACGGCACGTCCCGCGCCTCCATGGCGATCTGCTTGGTGCCCTCGACCGACAGCGGGGCGCACGCGATGATCTCGGCCGCCCATCGCTCCGCCGCCGTGATGAGCTCGGCCGGGGGGACCACTTCGTTGACGAACCCCGCGCTGAGGCCCTCGCGCGCGCTCACGCGGCGCCCGGTCAACAAGATCCCCATGGCGGCTTTGTAGGGAATTTGGCGGGTGAGCATCGCGATCCCGCCGTCGAGCGCCATGTACCCTACGCGGGGCTCGGGGAAGCCGAACTCCGCGTGATCGGCCGCCACGATCAGATCGCAGGCCAGCGCCAGCTCGAATCCCGTCCCGAGCGCGAGCCCGTTCACCGCGGCGATCACCGGCGTGAGGAGATCGCGCCGGAAGGAGAGCCCGCCGGCCCCCAGCTGGGGGCCGTTCCAGAGATAGGGGACGCCGTTCGCCGCGTCGGGATCCTTGAGGTCGGTGCCGGCGCAGAACGCCCGGGTGCCCGCGCCGGTCAGAATCGCCACGCGGATCTCGCGGTCGTCGCGCACGTCGTCCCACGCCGACGAGAGCGCCGCATGCGCGGCACGGCTGAGCGCATTGAGCACGGGCGGCCGGTCGATCGTCACCCGGGCCACCGGCCCGTCCTTCGTGTACTGAATTCCGGCCTCGCGGCGGGCGGCGTCGTTCATGCCGTAGTCCCCCCGTAGCGCGCCGTCGCGACGATCGGAGAGCCGAGAATCGCGCCCTGGGCGACGAGCCGCTCCTGGAGGGCGCCGACGTCGACCCGCCGGGGCTCGAGACCCGCCTGCGCGGCCATGGCCGCCGCGGTCCCCGCCGCCTCGCCCATAACCATGCACGGCGGGATCTCGCGGCTGATCTTCTGCGCCTCCGGCGTCGCCGAGTAGTGCCGCCCGGCGACGAGCAGCCCGTCGACCTGGACCGGCAGCAGGCTCCGGTACGGCATGTAGTAGTCGCGGCCGCGGCCGATGACGTCGGGAAAGGTGCGCCGCTCCGCAATATCCTCCTTCGTCACCACGTACTCGCCCAACAGGAGCCGCGTCTGCCGCACGCCGGCCTGGGGCGCGGCGTCCAGGATGTAGGCGCGTTCAAACCCGGGAAAGTGCCCGCGCAGCCACGCGGCCGCCTTGACGAACCGGCGGCGCGCCTCCAGCTCCAGCCTGGTCAAGTCTTCCACCCGGAGCCCGTCGAGGCCGTGGAGGTGCGGTGTGTTGCACCAGATCACGCCGTCCCGCGGGGTGCGCAGCCACCACAAATCCCACGAGGCGCCGAAGATCTGCTTGACCTGCTGATTGAGCCGGCGCGCCTCGTCGGGGCGCTCGCGCTCGAACCGCATGGCCCGATCGACGTCGACGTCCGCCAGGCGGTGGACGAGAGTCATCATGTACGCCCCTTTGATGTGGGGCGCGCCGGCGCCGGCAAACACGTCCCCATCGCCCGTCGCGTCGATGAAGACGCGGCCTTCGATCGCCTGCCGGCCCTCTTTCGTCTCCACGATCACCGCGCGCAGGCGGCCGTCGTCGACCACCGCGCGCGAGAACCAGGAATGCAGCCGCAGCGTGACGCCGGCGTCGAGCGCCATCTCGTGGGAGATCTGCTTCCAGACCTCCGGATCAAACGACGCGCCATACGTCGTGGGGTGCGGATGGAGGCGGGCGTAGAAATCCTCGAACCCCCACCGCGCCCACTTCCACCACAGCTCTTCGTCCTGCCGGAAGCACTCGTCGAGGGGCGGGACGACGCATCCTCCGGCCGCCGCCATGCGCTCGACGATCTCATGGCCGATGCCGCCGACGGTGCGCCCGCCGCGGTCGCACATGTCGTCGAGCAGCAGCACCATCCCGCCGGACGCGAGGCCCCCGAGGTAGCCGTACCGCTCGAGGATGAGCACGTGCGCGCCGTTCCGGGCCGCGGCCACCGCGGCGGCGATTCCCGCGGGGCCTCCGCCGACCACCACCACGTCGGCTTCCGCCGCCACCGGCACCTCGCGCGCGGGTTCGTGAACGGTCTTCATGGCGGACCCCCTTCCGGTACGCGGACGATCCCGACGCCGCCCATCGCTATCGGGCGGCCCCGCCCGGCCGGCGCCACGGCACGGCGTAGATCTCCAACAGCGAAATCAGCCCGAACAAGGCGAGGGCGAGCGCCGAGGCGACCGCCATGGTGGCATAGAGGAGCGGCGTGCGGTAGTCGTAGGTCGCCGCGAGGATCAGGTAGCCGAGCCCTTTGTTCGAGCCGATCCACTCCGCCACGATCGCACCGAGCAGGCTGGCCGTGCTCGCGATGCGCAAGGCCGAAAAGAGATACGGCAGCGACGTCGGCCACCGCAGGTGGCGGAACACCTCCCACTTCGTGGCCGAGAGCACGTGCATCAGCTCCTGGGCCTGGGCGTCGACCGCGTTGAGCCCGTCCACCATGTTGACCAGGGTGGGGAAGAACGTGATCAGCGCGGCGATCGCGATCTTGGGCGCGTACCCGTTGCCGAGCAGCAGGACGAGGATCGGGCTGATGGCCACGATCGGCAGCGTGCGGACGGTGACGGCGAGGGGATAGACCGTGTGCCGGAACGTCCGGTTGTGGACGAACCCGATCGCGATCAGTACGGCAATGACGTTGCCCACCAGAAAGCCGCCGAGCGTTTCCACGATCGTCGGCCAGGCGTTGACCGCGAGAAGGACGGGCTGGGCCTGGAGGGCAGCCGCGACCTCGAGCGGCGAGGCGGCGAGGTAGTGCGGAACCTTGAACACCACCATGATCGCCTGCCACAGCGCCAGCACCGCCAGGATGCCCCCGACGGACAGGGCCCACCGCCGCACGGCGCTCTCACGGTCCGGGCCCTGCCCGGCCGCCGCGGCGGACGCGGGAGCGAGCGGGTGCGCCGCGGTCTTCACGCCCCATCCTCCAGCGCGGCCCGCAGCTCGGCCGTATACCGCGTGAACTCCGGTGCGTCCTTCATCTTGGGCTCGCGCGGGTACGGCAGACCGATGTCCACGATACGCCGGATGCTCGCCGGCCGCGGCGACATCACCACGACGCGCATGGAGAGGTAGACGGCCTCCGCGATGCTGTGGGTCACGAAGACGACGGTCCGCCGGACCTCGGTCCAGATCCGCAACAGCTCTTCGTTCAGCCGGTCCCGCGTGATGGCGTCGAGCGCGCCGAAGGGCTCGTCCATCAGCAAGACCTTGGGATCGCTCACGAGCGCGCGGGCGATCGCGACGCGCTGCTGCATGCCGCCGGAAAGCTGGGCCGGGCGCGCCCGGTTGAATCCGTCCAGCCCCACGAGCCGCAGGAGTGCTGCGGGCGTCGCCGGGGCATGGTGCCGCGCGCCCCAGTTCCCGATGCGAAGGGGCAGGGCGACATTTTCCTCGGCGCTGAGCCAGGGCAGCAAGATCGGCTGCTGGAACACCATGCCCAGGGCCCGGGTCCGCCGGGCCTCGGCGGGGGAGACGCCCAGCACGGACGCACGGCCCCGGGTGGGCGGGAGGATGTCCGCGATGACGCGCAGCAACGTCGATTTGCCGCAGCCGGAAGGGCCGAGGAGCGACACGAACTCCCCCTGCCGGACCGCGAGCCTGATCCCGCGGAGCACTTCGAGGGCGCCGTCGGGGACCGCAAAGGCCATGCCGACGTCGTCGAGCTCGATCGCCGGCACCTCCACCATGACGGACATCTGCATCGCGTTCTGCGATTCGCGAAGAGAGTCCTCCGCCCGGGACCCCGCCGCGAGGCCGCGGAGGATAGGCCGGCTTGACCGACGAGCGGACGCGCGATGGGGGGAGCGTGCGCATGGGTGACCCGATCCGGCAGATCCTGAGGGGCGGCACCGTCGTGACCATGAACCCGCGGCGCGACGTGTTCGCTCCGGGCACCATCGTCCTCGACGGCGCGCGCATCGTGCACGTCGGCGCGGGAGGCGACTGGCCGGTCCGGGACGGCGATACGGTCGTGGAGTGCGGGGGACATCTCGTCATGCCGGGCCTGATCAACACGCACACGCACGCCGGGTTTGCGCTCTTCCGCGGGCTGGGGGAAGACCGCTCGCGCGCGGAGTGGTTCGCCTCGGCCTACGCGCCGCCCCACATGGACGGCGCGCGCCCGGACGATTACTACTGGGGCACGATGCTGGGCGGCCTCGAAATGCTGACGAACGGGGTCACGTGCACCGCGGACCGCTTCTCCCACATGGCCGTCATCGCCGAGGCGTTCGACCGCCTCGGGATGCGCTCCGTGCTCTGTCACACGCTGCGCGACCTCACGGCGCCCCTGGAATGGGCGCAGGCGCTCGCCCTGATCGACCGGTGGGGCGTGGCGCCGGAGTCCCGGATCCACTGCGGCCTCGGGCCGCACGCGCCCGATACCTGTTCCGACGATCTGCTGCGCCGCGTGCGGCAGACGGCCGGGGAGACCGGCGCGCGTATCTTCATCCACTGCGCGCAGGCGGAGGCGGAACTCGCCGCGCTCCGCGCGCGCGGCCACGGCGGCGGGGTGCGGTGTCTCGCCGGCACGGGGCTGCTCGGGCCCGACCTCGTGGCGGCGCACTGCATCTACATCGACGACGAAGAGATCCGGCTACTGGCGGACAGCGGGAGCTGGGTGAGCCACTGCCCCGTGAGCGCGGCCCGGATCGAAGGCCGCCTCGCCCCGATCCCGTCCCTCCTCCGCGCCGGCGCGCGGGTGGCCCTGGGGACCGACTGGGCCGTGACCAACAACGGCATGGACCTCTTTGACGAGATGAAGTGCGCGGGCGTGCTCAACAAAGTGGCGGCCGCGGACCCGTCGGTGCTGCCGTCGGCGGCGCTGCTGCCGATGGCGACGATCGACGCGGCCCGCGCCCTGGGCCTCGAGGCGCAGATCGGCAGCCTGGAACCGGGGAAGCGCGCGGACGTCATCGCGCTGGCGATGGACGCCCCGCACCTGCGGCCGTGGCACGACGTCGCGGCGACGCTCGTCTACTCGGCGAAGGGGCTCGACGTGCGCCACGTCTGGGTGGACGGGCGGTGGCTGGTTCGGGACCGGCGGCCGCTCGACCTGGACGCCGAGGACGTGTATGCCCAGGTAGAGCGCATCTGGAGCCGGTTGAGGGCGAACGGCCCCGACTGACGCGGGGCGAACGGCCCCGTCTGACGCGGGGCGAACGGCCGGTAGGTCCATGCCAACCACCCACGCGGACGTACTGATCGTCGGGGGCGGTGTAATCGGCTCGTCGATCGCCTACCATCTCGCCCTCCGGCGGACCCGCGTGGTCGTGCTGGACCAGGCGCCCCCGGCCACGCCGCCGAGCGCGTCGTGGGCCAGCGCCGGCGGCGTCCGGCAGCAGCGGCGCGATCCCCGCGAGTGGACCTTGACCCGGGCGGCCGCCCGGCGCTGGCCCGGCCTGGCCGGCGAACTGGGCGCCGACATCGAGTTCCGGCACAGCGGACACCTGCACGTCGTCGAGACCGACGACGACCGACGCGTGCTCGAGGAGCGCGTCGCGCGCGAGCGTGATGCCGGGCTCGGCGTCCGGATCGTGGACGCGACCGAAGCCCGGCGCCTCGCTCCCGGCATCGCGGACACCGTGATCGCGGGCGCGTTCAGCCCGGGCGACGGGCAGGCCGACCCGATCAAGACGACGCGCGCCTTCGCCGCGGCCGCGGCGGCCCGTGGTGCATCGTATCGCACCGCGGGGCCGGCCCGACTTCTCGGCGAGGGGCACCGGGTGCGCGGCGCCGCCGCGGGCGGCGACACGTTCACCGCAGACACCGTCGTCGTCGCGGCGGGCGCGTGGAGCGCCGGCCTCGTCCGGCCGGTCGGCGTGCGCCTGTCGATCGTGCCGCGCGGTCCGCAGATGATCCTGACCGACCCGGCGCCGGCGGCCCTTGCGCCCACGATCACGGGAAGCGGGCGGGCGCTCTCGCTCAAGCAGCTGCCGAGCGGCGCGTACTTTATCGGCGGGGGCTGGCCGTCGGACGTCGACGCCGCCAGCATGACGTGCGCGGTCCGCGACGACAGCGTCCGGGGCAGCTGGCGCGTTGCGACGGAGGTCTGGGTACCGCTGCGGGCCTGCCGGATCCGGCAGGCGTGGTGCGGGCTCGAAGGCGAGAGCGCCGACGGCGTGCCGCTGATCGGACCGGTGCCGGGCGTGGCCGGACTTTACGTCGCCGCGGGTTTCTCCGGGCACGGCTTCCAGCTAGCGCCCGCCGTTGGGGCGGCCGTCGCCGCGGCCCTGCACGGCGAGCCGGCCCCCGGTCTCGACCCGCTCTCCCCGGCCCGCGCGGGGGCGATCGGCGCCGGTTAGCGCCGCCCGTCTTTACACTTAGGAGCCCGACGACTCCGGGGATGTCTCGCCGGCGATCGCCGGGAATCGGCTGAGCGGGAAAATATCCACCGTCGCCGATCGTTGTTGGACCAGCAATCCCCCGTCGACGACCAACAAGTGGCCGGTGATGTAGCGCGCGTCGTCAGAGGCCAAGAACACCGCGGGACCGGCGAGCTCGTCCACTTCACCCACCCGTCCCAGCGGGATGTCTTCACCTCGCGCCCGTTTGACGTCATCGTTCATGTTCGAACTGTCAATCGATCCGGGTACGAGCGCGTTGACGCGAACGCCATACGGCGCGAGATCGAGCGCCATCGCACGCGTCAGGGCTTCGACGCCGCCCTTCGCCGCGTC is a window of bacterium DNA encoding:
- a CDS encoding FAD-dependent oxidoreductase — protein: MPTTHADVLIVGGGVIGSSIAYHLALRRTRVVVLDQAPPATPPSASWASAGGVRQQRRDPREWTLTRAAARRWPGLAGELGADIEFRHSGHLHVVETDDDRRVLEERVARERDAGLGVRIVDATEARRLAPGIADTVIAGAFSPGDGQADPIKTTRAFAAAAAARGASYRTAGPARLLGEGHRVRGAAAGGDTFTADTVVVAAGAWSAGLVRPVGVRLSIVPRGPQMILTDPAPAALAPTITGSGRALSLKQLPSGAYFIGGGWPSDVDAASMTCAVRDDSVRGSWRVATEVWVPLRACRIRQAWCGLEGESADGVPLIGPVPGVAGLYVAAGFSGHGFQLAPAVGAAVAAALHGEPAPGLDPLSPARAGAIGAG